From Abiotrophia defectiva ATCC 49176:
TCACGGCCGAAATTCCGCCAGGCCACGAGTCTTATTTCACGACACCTGAACAACGCAAGGAAATCCAAGAAATCACGGAAGTGCTCTATCCAGATGACTCTAACTATGAAGGCCGCCTCTTGCGTCTTAAGCAAGAATACTTCATGTGTTCAGCCGGGATTCAAAGTATTGTCCGCTACTTCAAGACTCTCGAATTGCCTTGGAGCGTCTTCCCTGATAAGGTGGCTATCCACATTAACGATACCCACCCAACCCTCTGTATTCCAGAATTGATGCGGATTCTGGTCGATGAAGAGAGCCTGACTTGGGGTCAAGCTTGGAACATCGTTAAGAAATCAACTTCTTACACTAACCACACCATCTTGGCGGAAGCCATGGAACGGTGGCCTATCTACATGATTGAAGGCCTCTTGCCACGGATTATGCAGATTATCTATGAAATCAACCGACGTCACTTGGTTAACAAGACAGCCCTCTACGGGGCGGAACTAGCCCACCGTACAGCACCAATCGACGGGGACCAAGTGCTCATGGCTAACCTAGCCATTATTGCCAGCCACAGTGTTAACGGGGTAGCCAAACTCCATACCGAGATTTTGGAACACTACACCTTGCGGGATTTCAAGACCATCTATCCATTCCGCTTCAACAACAAGACCAATGGGGTGACTCATCGTCGTTGGGTGCAGCTAGCCAATGAAGGCCTGAGCAAGGTCTTAGACCAACATATTGGCAACCGCTGGCGCTTCAAGCCAAGGGAAATGAACATTCTCCAAGCCTTCCGCGATAATGATGAGGTCCTAGAGCAATTGCAAGAAGTCAAGTTGGCCAACAAGGAACGCTTTGCTCGTTTCGTTAAGGAAGAGATGAAGCTAGACATTGATCCGACTGCCTTATTTGACGTGCAAATCAAGCGACTCCATGCCTACAAGCGCCAACTCCTGCAAGTCATGCATATTGTAGATCGCTACTTGACCCTTAAGGAGAATCCTAAGGCTGACTTTGCTAAACGGGTCTTCATTTTTGGGGCCAAGGCAGCGCCAAGCTACCACTATGCTAAGTCTGTCATCAAGATTATTAATGAATTGGCTAATTTGGTTAACAATGACCCAGTCATTGGCGACAAGATCAAGATTGTCTTTGTAGAAAACTATGGGGTTTCCCTAGCCGAATTAATTATTCCTGCTGCTAACTTATCGGAACAAATTTCCTTGGCGGGTAAGGAAGCGTCCGGGACTTCTAACATGAAGTTAATGGCTAACGGGGCTTTAACCATGGCGACCTTGGACGGTGCCAACGTTGAAATCTACGACCTAGTCGGTGACGACAACATCTTCCTCTTTGGTATGACGGCCGACGATGTCCAAAAATTGCGTGAGGCTAATAACTACTACTCACGGGCCATCTATGAGGAAAATCCACAGATTAAGCGTGTGCTCAATGCCTTCATTGACGGGACCATCCCTAATATCGAAGCAGAAGGACGTGAGATCTTCGATTCCCTGGTCCTCTACAATGATGAGTACTTCCTCCTGCAAGACTACCCAAGCTTCTATGAGGCGCAAATGGCTGCTGACAAGCTCTATCAAGAGCCTAAGGAATGGGCTAAACGTGCCCTGACCAATATTGCCTACTCCGGCAAATTCTCGTCAGACTACACCATCTTGCGTTACGCCGAAAGCATCTGGAATGTGTCGCCAGAGACCAACTTGCTTGGCGAAGGCTTCAGCAATCTAGACTAAGAAGACAAAAGACCGAGATCCAGTCTCGGTCTTTTTTTGTGCGGTTTGAAAGTACTAGGCCTTATGTGGTCCTAAACACTAAATATAGTTAGTGAAATTCGCCTATCGTTCGCTATTAAGTAATGTTATGATTGCTTGCTTAGTCAAGAAGCACTTGCATGTGCAATAGTAAAATTTTGTTGCTGAAATACTGAAAAATACCGTGCATTTTACTAGTAGATGTATTATAATTAGCTACGGAATTAAATAGGTGGCGATTCACAATGAAGCTTTATCCTGACGAAGTGCTGGTGTTTTCTTTTTCATGGGGGAGGATGGGCCTCAAAGTGATCATCTATTTGGTAGAATTAAGTTTAAGGGGGACAAGAGTCAATGTTCAGTAAGAATAATCGACTGATGAATGACCAACGTAAGGGCGAAAAAATCACGCGCTATTCCATTAAGAAGTATAGCTTTGGTGCTGCATCGGTTGCGGTTGCTTTCGGGATTTATTTTGCCAATGGGCCGGTGGTGTCGGCTCAAGAGCTAAGCAACAGCAGTAACTTGGTAAGTACTAGTCAAGTGCCAGTAGCGCCGGAGAGCCAATCACCTGATCAGGAGCAGTCGCAAGCAGCTAGCCAAGCTGCAGAGTCAAGCGCTAAGGAGCTAGAGGCTTCAAGTCAAGCATCAGAATCATCTAGCCAAGCAGACCAGCAAAGTCAGGCCAGCGAGACGAGTCAAGAAGCGGCACAGGAGGTTTCAGACTCAGCACAGCCTGAAGTAAAAGCAGAAGTCGTACCTCAAGCGGACAAGCCAGTGGTGAAAACACCAGGCTATCCAGTTAAGCCAGTAGCCAAACCTACTAGCTCAGCTATGCCACGGCCAAGTAGCCAAGGCCAAACCATCCCTAAGGGGACAGGTTTCCGCGATAGTGGGGCGACTGGGATTCCTATCGGGACAGGTCCTGCCGGAGCAGACGATGCAACTGCTACGCCTCGGGTTGATAAACCAAGCTGGGATGAATCAGTTAAGAAAGACAGTGTTCAGTTAGCTAAGCAAATTAGTTGGCTTGATTTTTCAGATAGCGCAAGTTGGAAAAACTTGGATCCACGTGGCGGTCTTCAAGTAGGGACTACCTTCACCAAGGAAATTTCACCTGGCTATGTAGTGACCTTAACGGTCAAAGAGCTCAAGCCTTTTAACTCAACTGAAATCTATAGAAAACGGGTCGCAGGTACTGCAACAGAGGGGACCTATAACCCCAACGCTGAGAATGGTTTCTTACAATCTGCGCGAGATTATGGTAAAACACCACCTCCTTCAGTTACAGGGGCAGCCCAGAACCAATGGACGACCATACGTGACCAAGGCTTCAATACTCAGAATCGAAAGACTCAATTGGTTTATCCAAAAAACTCTACCAACTGGGGGGTAAAATTCGATATTGAGGCTACCTATCTTGGTAAGCGGGTGGCCCCTACGGTGGTTATGGCCGATGGTGAAGATGCCAACCCAGGTGAATTCGCAATCTTTACTACTAATGGTTCGGGTTGGGAATACATGGGTGAATGGAAGAAGAGCAGTCCGGCCAAAGAAGCTTATACGGTTATCACCAAAAAAATGTTGGATGATGAGGACGTTAGGTTAAGGGGTCTTTTAATCTTAAAAGATAAGAGCGTAGACTGGTATAAATATCTCAGTCCAGATACTGTGACAGGAGGTCTGGGTACTCAGGTCTTCGGACCAAACCGTTCTAACGAACGGACGGTTCCAGTGGTAATGACCCGTGGGGCCTCTGAAGTAGGATTCTATGTGGCATCATCTGGGCAACAAGCCATGATGATGGGCTTCCTTGTGGTAGATGGGAGTGATGGGCCTGAGAGTTATGGCGAAGCCTTCCATACCATTTCGGGACGTGACTCGGTGACCGACGCCCCTATTAATCAACCTTATTTAGGGACAACGCCAGCTGATATTGATGTTGAGTCAGCTAATGACTGGTTATTAGATGACCGTAAGGAAGTCGCGGATGAAGGGGTTGCTCAACTATTGACAGATGAGCAATTAAGCAACTCCAATGATTTGCTGGACTTAACTAAGGCCCAAAATGGGACTTACAAACTCAAAATCAAGGCTAGTCCGAATGGAAATCCACAAGCACATATTAAGGCTTGGATTGACTTCAACCAGAATGGGAAATTTGAAGATAATGAAGGCAGCGACATCAAGACCATTACGGCTGCTGGCGACCACACCTTAACCTTCCAAGCGATTCCTGGTCTGACTGGAGGTCAAGTGGACAAGTTGGGCATGCGTCTACGTATTGCTACTAACGCGGGCGATATTGAGTCGCCAACAGGTATTGCCTTCAGTGGTGAAGTAGAAGATATGCTCTTGCACCGCATTTTCCCACCTAAAGGTGATAAGCAAACAACAGATGGCTTCACAGGTGAGACCCAGAATGCGACCCTTCACTTTACTACCAATGGAGGCAGTCGAGAAGATAATACTGCAACCATTGGCATGTCTAGCCAAGCGCCTCAAGTCTTAGACAATCAGGGCAATGTTTTGCAGTCAGCGGATGGCACGACTTATATTCGTCCAGAAGGGACCTATGTGGTGACCAGCAATGGCAATGACGTGCAAGTAGCCTTCACGCCAAATGCGGCCTTTTCTGGAACTGCTGAGGGTATTAACATTCGTTGGACTGACAGCAACGGCACCTCGACTGGTTGGAATTCTACTGATGCGTCTGACCCTAATAAGAATGATCAATTATCCACTATGGACGGTCGTTATGTGCCAACCGTTCGGAAGATTCCTAACTATGAAACGAGTGGTCTTCAAGGGCAAGATCAAAACAAAACGCTAGTCTTTAACGATGATGACACTAGTGCGACTCCTGTCACACCAGACGCTTCTCGTCCTGCAAGTTTTGTAGATGCAAGCGGACGGACAGTAACAGGTAACACGGTGCCTGCCATGGCCAATGGCCAGCAAGTGGGGACCTATGAATTGGATCCAAACACCGGCCAAGTGACTTTCAAGCCTAATAAGAGCTTTTATGGCACGCCAGACCCAGTGGTGGTTCAAGTCAATGATGCCGATGGTAAACCACACCGGGCGCGTTACCAACCGAGTGTAACCAAGGTGACGCCAACCAGCACCAATGCTGAGTCAACCGGCCTGCAAGGTCAACCACAAAGCGGTAAGCCAAGCTTCAACCCGGGTGACCAAGCCGTGCCGATTGATATGGCTAAACCAATGACCTTTGAAAATGGGACTGACACCTTGGTAGTAGCAGATCAAGGGACCTATACCATTAATGCAGATGGTTCCATCACCTTTAAGCCAGAGAAACAATTCACTGGTAAGGCGACTCCAGTGACGGTTAAACGTGTAGATGCTAATGGTACCGAAGTGACCGCTACTTATACACCTAACGTGACCAAGGTCACACCAAGTAGCACACCAGCCACTTCATCAGGTCCTCAAGGTGTCCCACAAACAGGGACACCAGTCTTCAAGGAAGGCGATCCAGCGGTCCCAATCGACTACAGCAAGCAAATGACCTTTGACGATGGTCAACCTAAGAAGACGGTTGTCGGCGTAGGGGAATATACCATTAATGCAGATGGTTCCATTACCTTTACACCAGATAAGAAATATGTAGGAACCCCTGCTGCAGTGACGGTCAAACGTGTTGACGAGAATGGTACCGAAGTGACGGCGACCTATACGCCAACTGTGACGGAAGTGACGCCAAAAAGTACCAATGCAGTCTCAAGCGGCCTGCAAGGTCAACCACAAAGTGGCAAGCCAACCTTCGCCCCAGGTGACAAGGCTGTGCCGATTGATATGACCAAAGACATGACTTTTGACGATGGGCAAAAAACTAAGAAAGTGGATAAAGTCGGGACTTATGTCATTGAGTCAGACGGCACGATTACTTTCACGCCAGACAAGCAATATGTGGGGACACCAGCTCCAGTAACTGTCAAACGTGTCGATACCAATGGCACCGAAGTGACGGCCACTTACACCCCAACAGTTACGCGAGTAACCCCAAGAAGCACCAATGCTGAGTCAACAGGCCTGCAAGGTCAGCCACAAAGTGGTAAGCCAACCTTCACCCCAGGTGACAAGGCTGTGCCGATTGATATGACCAAAGACATGACTTTTGACGATGGTCAAAAAACTAAGAAAGTGGATAAAGTCGGGACTTATGTCATTGAGTCAGACGGCACGATTACTTTCACGCCAGACAAGCAATATGTGGGGACACCAGCTCCAGTAACTGTCAAACGTGTCGATACCAATGGCACCGAAGTGACGGCCACTTACACCCCAACAGTTACGCGAGTAACCCCAAGAAGCACCAATGCTGAGTCAACTGGCCTGCAAGGTCAACCACAAAGTGGTAAGCCGACCTTTACCCCAGGTGATCAGGCTGTGCCGATTGATATGGCTAAACCAATGACCTTTGAGAATGGGACGGATACTTTAGTTGTAGCCAATGAAGGAACTTATACCATCAATTCAGATGGCACCATTACCTTCCAACCACTTAAGCAATTTACTGGCAAGGCGACTCCAGTGAAGGTTAAACGCGTCGATACCAATGGCACGGAAGTGACTGCTACTTATACACCTAACGTGACCAAGGTCACTCCAAGCAGCAGCCCAGCTACCTCAACAGGTCCTCAAGGTGTGCCACAAACAGGAACTCCAGTCTTCAAGGAAGGGGATCCTGCGGTTCCAATTGATATGGATTCGCCAATGACTTTTGAAGATGGTCAGCCTAAGAAGACAGTTCAAGGTGTAGGGGAATATTCAATCAACCCAGATGGGACCATTACCTTTACCCCAGACAAGCAGTATGTGGGAACACCAGCCCCAGTTACTGTTAAACGTGTGGATAAGAATGGGACTGAAGTGACGGCCACTTACACCCCAACAGTTACGCGAGTAGCGCCAACCAGCACCAATGCTGAATCAACTGGTGTTCAAGGTCAACCGCAAAAGGGCATACCAACCTTTACTGAAGGGAACCCATTAGTACCACTTGATGACACGAAACCAATGACCTTCGAAGACGGTTCAAGCACGAAGAAGGTTCCAGGTGTAGGTGAGTACTCCATCAACCCAGATGGTTCCATTACCTTTACCCCAGACAAGCAATACGTTGGAACACCAGATCCTGTAGTTGTAAAACGCGTAGACAAGAACGGTACGGAGGTAACGGCTAAGTATACTCCAACCGTGACTAAGGTAACACCAACTAGCACACCAGCGACTTCTACAGGTGTCCAAGGTCAACCCCAGACAGCGACGCCAGTCTTCACTCCAGGTGACCCAGCAGTGCCAATCGATTTGGATAGCCCAATGACCTTTGAAGATGGCCAGCCAACTAAGACGGTGCCAGGTGTCGGGGTCTACACCATTAACCCAGATGGTTCGATTACCTTTACCCCAGATAAGCAATACGTTGGGACACCAGCACCAGTCACTGTTAAACGCGTGGACAAGAACGGTACTGAAGTCACCGCTAAGTACACCCCAACTGTGACCAAGGTAACGCCAACAAGTACTGATGCCACATCGAATGGTGTTCAAGGCCAGCCACAAAAGGGCAAGCCAACATTCACCGAGGGTGATCCATTGGTGCCACTTGATGATACCAAGCCAATGACCTTCGAGGATGGCACAAGTACTAAGAAAGTTCCAAATGTTGGGACCTACGTCATTGAATCAGATGGTACGATTACCTTTACGCCAGACAAGCAATACGTTGGGACCCCAGACCCAGTTACTGTTAAGCGTGTGGACAAGAACGGTACTGAAGTCACTGCTAAGTACACGCCAACTGTGACGAAAGTAACACCAACAAGCACTGACGCTACATCGAACGGCGTTCAAGGCGTTCCACAAACAGGAACCCCAGTCTTCACACCAGGTGACTCAGCCGTGCCAATCGACTTGGATAGCCCAATGACCTTTGAAGATGGGCAGCCAACTAAGACTGTGCCAGGTGTCGGTGTCTACACCATCAACCCAGATGGTTCCATTACTTTCACTCCAGACAAGCAATTTGTTGGGACTCCAGATCCAGTGACAGTTAAACGTGTGGACAAGAACGGTACGGAAGTAACGGCTAAGTACACTCCAACCGTAACAAGAGTCACCCCAACCAGCACGCCAGCCACTTCAACAGGTGTCCAAGGCGTGCCACAAACCGGCAGTCCAGTCTTCACCCCAGGTGACCCAGCAGTGCCAATCGATGTGGATAGTCCAATGACTTTCCAAGACGGTTCAAGCACGAAGAAGGTTCCAGGTGTAGGTGAGTACTCCATCAACCCAGATGGCTCCATTACCTTCACCCCAGACAAGCAATATGTTGGGACCCCAGATCCGGTGACAGTTAAACGTGTCGACAAGAACGGTACGGAAGTAACGGCTACCTACACTCCAACCGTAACCAAGGTAACGCCAACCAGCACCAACGCTGAATCAAATGGTGTTCAAGGTCAACCACAAAAGGGCACGCCAACCTTTACTGAAGGGAACCCATTGGTACCAATTGATGCGGATAGCCCAATGACCTTCGAGGATGGCTCAAGCACTAAGACTGTGCCAAACGTCGGTGTCTACACTATCAACCCAGATGGTTCTATTACCTTCACCCCAGACAAGCAATTTGTTGGGACTCCAGATCCGGTGACAGTTAAACGTGTCGACAAGAACGGTACACCAGTCACCGCGACTTACACTCCATCTGTGACCAAGGTAACGCCAACTAGCACGCCAGCCACTTCAACTGGAGTGCAGGGCAAGAAACAAACAGCTCG
This genomic window contains:
- a CDS encoding CshA/CshB family fibrillar adhesin-related protein, which gives rise to MFSKNNRLMNDQRKGEKITRYSIKKYSFGAASVAVAFGIYFANGPVVSAQELSNSSNLVSTSQVPVAPESQSPDQEQSQAASQAAESSAKELEASSQASESSSQADQQSQASETSQEAAQEVSDSAQPEVKAEVVPQADKPVVKTPGYPVKPVAKPTSSAMPRPSSQGQTIPKGTGFRDSGATGIPIGTGPAGADDATATPRVDKPSWDESVKKDSVQLAKQISWLDFSDSASWKNLDPRGGLQVGTTFTKEISPGYVVTLTVKELKPFNSTEIYRKRVAGTATEGTYNPNAENGFLQSARDYGKTPPPSVTGAAQNQWTTIRDQGFNTQNRKTQLVYPKNSTNWGVKFDIEATYLGKRVAPTVVMADGEDANPGEFAIFTTNGSGWEYMGEWKKSSPAKEAYTVITKKMLDDEDVRLRGLLILKDKSVDWYKYLSPDTVTGGLGTQVFGPNRSNERTVPVVMTRGASEVGFYVASSGQQAMMMGFLVVDGSDGPESYGEAFHTISGRDSVTDAPINQPYLGTTPADIDVESANDWLLDDRKEVADEGVAQLLTDEQLSNSNDLLDLTKAQNGTYKLKIKASPNGNPQAHIKAWIDFNQNGKFEDNEGSDIKTITAAGDHTLTFQAIPGLTGGQVDKLGMRLRIATNAGDIESPTGIAFSGEVEDMLLHRIFPPKGDKQTTDGFTGETQNATLHFTTNGGSREDNTATIGMSSQAPQVLDNQGNVLQSADGTTYIRPEGTYVVTSNGNDVQVAFTPNAAFSGTAEGINIRWTDSNGTSTGWNSTDASDPNKNDQLSTMDGRYVPTVRKIPNYETSGLQGQDQNKTLVFNDDDTSATPVTPDASRPASFVDASGRTVTGNTVPAMANGQQVGTYELDPNTGQVTFKPNKSFYGTPDPVVVQVNDADGKPHRARYQPSVTKVTPTSTNAESTGLQGQPQSGKPSFNPGDQAVPIDMAKPMTFENGTDTLVVADQGTYTINADGSITFKPEKQFTGKATPVTVKRVDANGTEVTATYTPNVTKVTPSSTPATSSGPQGVPQTGTPVFKEGDPAVPIDYSKQMTFDDGQPKKTVVGVGEYTINADGSITFTPDKKYVGTPAAVTVKRVDENGTEVTATYTPTVTEVTPKSTNAVSSGLQGQPQSGKPTFAPGDKAVPIDMTKDMTFDDGQKTKKVDKVGTYVIESDGTITFTPDKQYVGTPAPVTVKRVDTNGTEVTATYTPTVTRVTPRSTNAESTGLQGQPQSGKPTFTPGDKAVPIDMTKDMTFDDGQKTKKVDKVGTYVIESDGTITFTPDKQYVGTPAPVTVKRVDTNGTEVTATYTPTVTRVTPRSTNAESTGLQGQPQSGKPTFTPGDQAVPIDMAKPMTFENGTDTLVVANEGTYTINSDGTITFQPLKQFTGKATPVKVKRVDTNGTEVTATYTPNVTKVTPSSSPATSTGPQGVPQTGTPVFKEGDPAVPIDMDSPMTFEDGQPKKTVQGVGEYSINPDGTITFTPDKQYVGTPAPVTVKRVDKNGTEVTATYTPTVTRVAPTSTNAESTGVQGQPQKGIPTFTEGNPLVPLDDTKPMTFEDGSSTKKVPGVGEYSINPDGSITFTPDKQYVGTPDPVVVKRVDKNGTEVTAKYTPTVTKVTPTSTPATSTGVQGQPQTATPVFTPGDPAVPIDLDSPMTFEDGQPTKTVPGVGVYTINPDGSITFTPDKQYVGTPAPVTVKRVDKNGTEVTAKYTPTVTKVTPTSTDATSNGVQGQPQKGKPTFTEGDPLVPLDDTKPMTFEDGTSTKKVPNVGTYVIESDGTITFTPDKQYVGTPDPVTVKRVDKNGTEVTAKYTPTVTKVTPTSTDATSNGVQGVPQTGTPVFTPGDSAVPIDLDSPMTFEDGQPTKTVPGVGVYTINPDGSITFTPDKQFVGTPDPVTVKRVDKNGTEVTAKYTPTVTRVTPTSTPATSTGVQGVPQTGSPVFTPGDPAVPIDVDSPMTFQDGSSTKKVPGVGEYSINPDGSITFTPDKQYVGTPDPVTVKRVDKNGTEVTATYTPTVTKVTPTSTNAESNGVQGQPQKGTPTFTEGNPLVPIDADSPMTFEDGSSTKTVPNVGVYTINPDGSITFTPDKQFVGTPDPVTVKRVDKNGTPVTATYTPSVTKVTPTSTPATSTGVQGKKQTARPVFTPGNSSVPMDDSVPMTFEDGKTSKSVIGEGVYTIQADGSIEFVPEKTFTGQGSPLTVKRVDKNGTPVTATYQATVIPVKPGANDDYSSGVVNQAQTGQVKFVPGSANVDGTEQSVDLVPGSLKFVVNGQAVADTTIPALDQAGNQVGTYSLAQDGTVTFTPNPGYVGQPVPARVQATDVNGTTAEATYSPVVNASVTSEGMKGQSQSKLPDFKGQVDTKVPAYLEGGVTSVTVPGQGTYTVNPETGEVTFTPEPDFIGQASPITVIRRDVNGKELKIQYIPTVYGQVKTQDTTSTGYPGEKQTGTPVFEGDVDLTIPATFENGQTELTVPGEGTYVLNPDGSVTFTPEAGFLGQASGVKVVRVDRNGRKVTAQYVPTVVPVPVAPSEPEVQRQGLLPATGEAPDYSFFSGVALTILASVGLVATRKRQATDED
- a CDS encoding glycogen/starch/alpha-glucan phosphorylase gives rise to the protein MKVDAFKDAYKKKFEDMFAVPYTSGSTTEQFQALGQLLRSIYTDKWVHYNQGKLDSKQKQVFYFSMEFLPGRQLKRYLLNLDLLDTARTALEELGLDFEAVAAAEVDPALGNGGLGRLASCFMDSMAATGVPGNGCGIRYRYGLFKQKFIDGYQIELPENWLRNPNSWEVRKESKSVIVRFGGNVWLEPNKFGDLKPVYENTFDVLAVPYDTPQIGYRNDVVNNLRLFTAEIPPGHESYFTTPEQRKEIQEITEVLYPDDSNYEGRLLRLKQEYFMCSAGIQSIVRYFKTLELPWSVFPDKVAIHINDTHPTLCIPELMRILVDEESLTWGQAWNIVKKSTSYTNHTILAEAMERWPIYMIEGLLPRIMQIIYEINRRHLVNKTALYGAELAHRTAPIDGDQVLMANLAIIASHSVNGVAKLHTEILEHYTLRDFKTIYPFRFNNKTNGVTHRRWVQLANEGLSKVLDQHIGNRWRFKPREMNILQAFRDNDEVLEQLQEVKLANKERFARFVKEEMKLDIDPTALFDVQIKRLHAYKRQLLQVMHIVDRYLTLKENPKADFAKRVFIFGAKAAPSYHYAKSVIKIINELANLVNNDPVIGDKIKIVFVENYGVSLAELIIPAANLSEQISLAGKEASGTSNMKLMANGALTMATLDGANVEIYDLVGDDNIFLFGMTADDVQKLREANNYYSRAIYEENPQIKRVLNAFIDGTIPNIEAEGREIFDSLVLYNDEYFLLQDYPSFYEAQMAADKLYQEPKEWAKRALTNIAYSGKFSSDYTILRYAESIWNVSPETNLLGEGFSNLD